A genomic stretch from Sulfurimonas sediminis includes:
- a CDS encoding CinA family protein yields the protein MKTHLIIIGNKFVYNRSLQEYILRDIEKNSGFIDNITYFKDSDNSFFLYLEEELHTSDRVIIVTCKQNFSTVGKVICTATSDNQILKEGMLIPQKASLFAERSYLLEFQNSLINVIQMDEGQKMPELLLKNEEIRATIHIFEEDKSTIVTIFTPIAQTYEVNIDVTQEVQGWHRVDVTSNKYGDITKFIHAAKNLLPKKLIASSNIIEYIIEKLSHSGKKITFAESCTGGLLSYFFTKHNGASKILEGGLVTYSNTLKENWLAVDHAILEENGAVSAEVVREMSEGALNVSGADYALAVSGIAGDTGGTQFKPVGTVYIGVRSKTQHTEKHLHFHGDRNYVQEQSALMAIKMLLLLDKETFF from the coding sequence ATGAAAACACATCTGATAATCATTGGAAATAAATTTGTTTATAACAGATCATTACAAGAGTATATTTTGCGAGATATTGAAAAAAACAGCGGTTTTATAGATAATATAACTTATTTTAAGGACAGTGACAACTCCTTTTTTCTTTATCTTGAAGAAGAACTCCATACATCCGACCGGGTTATTATCGTTACATGTAAACAAAACTTTTCAACTGTCGGAAAAGTGATATGCACCGCAACCAGTGATAACCAGATTTTAAAAGAGGGGATGCTCATACCGCAGAAAGCTTCATTGTTTGCAGAACGTTCCTATCTGTTGGAATTTCAAAACTCCCTGATAAACGTAATACAGATGGATGAAGGACAAAAAATGCCCGAATTACTTTTAAAAAATGAAGAGATACGGGCAACTATACATATATTTGAAGAAGACAAATCCACTATAGTGACAATTTTTACTCCAATCGCACAAACATATGAAGTCAATATTGATGTAACACAGGAGGTGCAAGGGTGGCACAGAGTAGATGTAACGAGTAACAAGTACGGGGATATTACAAAATTTATTCATGCAGCAAAAAACCTGTTGCCTAAAAAGCTTATTGCATCATCAAATATTATTGAGTATATTATAGAAAAACTTTCACATTCAGGGAAAAAAATAACATTTGCCGAGAGTTGCACAGGCGGACTGCTCAGTTACTTTTTTACAAAACACAACGGCGCATCAAAAATTTTAGAGGGCGGCCTGGTAACCTACTCCAATACACTCAAAGAAAACTGGTTGGCTGTGGATCATGCCATACTTGAAGAAAACGGTGCAGTAAGTGCCGAAGTTGTCAGAGAAATGAGTGAGGGTGCACTCAATGTCAGTGGAGCAGACTATGCTTTGGCAGTAAGCGGAATCGCCGGAGATACAGGGGGCACGCAGTTTAAACCGGTCGGTACTGTATATATAGGTGTGCGAAGCAAAACACAACATACTGAAAAGCATCTGCATTTTCACGGTGACAGGAATTATGTACAGGAACAGAGTGCCCTGATGGCAATAAAAATGTTGCTTTTGCTTGATAAAGAGACTTTTTTCTAA